The proteins below are encoded in one region of Macrobrachium rosenbergii isolate ZJJX-2024 chromosome 29, ASM4041242v1, whole genome shotgun sequence:
- the LOC136854550 gene encoding uncharacterized protein, producing the protein MKGLLIVSCLTAVAFAQDANGGNKRFFGGLNPGFGGADPGFGGGFGGGINPGFGGGFGGVSNTCRRWCRTPEGQAYCCESNNEPDTIPFVKPGVCPPVRPQCPPVRSFAPPQTCSNDSKCGGVDKCCYDRCLEEHVCKPPVGSSGFGGFGFGR; encoded by the exons ATGAAG GGTCTTTTGATCGTCTCCTGCCTTACAGCTGTTGCCTTTGCACAGGATGCAAATGGAGGAAATAAGAGATTCTTTGGAGGGTTAAACCCAGGTTTCGGTGGTGCTGATCCAGGGTTTGGAGGTGGATTTGGAGGTGGAATTAacccaggctttggaggaggatTCGGAGGAGTTTCCAACACCTGCAGACGTTGGTGCCGAACTCCCGAGGGACAGGCATACTGCTGCGAGAGCAACAATGAGCCTGACACCATTCCCTTCGTGAAGCCAGGTGTATGCCCTCCCGTCAGGCCTCAGTGCCCACCCGTCAGGAGCTTTGCCCCTCCACAGACATGCTCCAACGACAGCAAGTGCGGAGGCGTAGACAAGTGCTGCTACGACAGGTGTCTTGAGGAGCACGTGTGCAAACCCCCAGTTGGCTCTTCCGGCTTCGGTGGGTTCGGTTTTGGAAGATAA